In Pseudoliparis swirei isolate HS2019 ecotype Mariana Trench chromosome 9, NWPU_hadal_v1, whole genome shotgun sequence, a genomic segment contains:
- the samd10a gene encoding sterile alpha motif domain-containing protein 10a isoform X2, translated as MAVDAASSFSFCRPAVEYRALPEDFKHQLSRRPGGNLTWHDGRGQKTAGGRTVKLLQQPGTEGLQYRSSDNYGIYHTSPTQPSLIRPVVLWSQQDVCKWLKKHCPHNYLTYVEAFSQHAITGRALLRLNGEKLERMGLVQETLRQELLQQVLQLQVQEEGRNLQLLSRGSYGRIS; from the exons ATGGCGGTGGACG CGGCATCCAGTTTCAGTTTCTGCAGGCCAGCTGTGGAGTACAGGGCTCTGCCGGAGGACTTCAAGCACCAGCTGAGTCGACGGCCTGGTGGGAACCTAACCTGGCATGACGGACGTGGGCAGAAAACCGCGGGAGGAAGGACAGtgaagctgctgcagcagcCGGGCACAGAGGGCCTGCAG taCCGCTCCAGTGACAATTATGGAATATATCACACAAGTCCAACACAGCCCAGCCTGATCCGCCCCGTCGTGCTCTGGTCACAACAAGATGTCTGTAAATGGCTGAAGAAACACTGTCCGCACAACTACCTGACCTACGTGGAGGCGTTCTCCCAGCACGCCATCACAG GCCGTGCGTTGTTGCGTCTGAACGGAGAGAAGCTGGAGAGGATGGGACTAGTGCAAGAAACTCTCCGGCAGGAGTTGCTGCAACAGGTGCTGCAGCTTCaggtgcaggaggagggacGCAACTTGCAGCTGCTCAGCAGAG GTTCCTATGGAAGAATATCGTAG
- the samd10a gene encoding sterile alpha motif domain-containing protein 10a isoform X1: protein MAVDAASSFSFCRPAVEYRALPEDFKHQLSRRPGGNLTWHDGRGQKTAGGRTVKLLQQPGTEGLQYRSSDNYGIYHTSPTQPSLIRPVVLWSQQDVCKWLKKHCPHNYLTYVEAFSQHAITGRALLRLNGEKLERMGLVQETLRQELLQQVLQLQVQEEGRNLQLLSRGEGSYGRIS from the exons ATGGCGGTGGACG CGGCATCCAGTTTCAGTTTCTGCAGGCCAGCTGTGGAGTACAGGGCTCTGCCGGAGGACTTCAAGCACCAGCTGAGTCGACGGCCTGGTGGGAACCTAACCTGGCATGACGGACGTGGGCAGAAAACCGCGGGAGGAAGGACAGtgaagctgctgcagcagcCGGGCACAGAGGGCCTGCAG taCCGCTCCAGTGACAATTATGGAATATATCACACAAGTCCAACACAGCCCAGCCTGATCCGCCCCGTCGTGCTCTGGTCACAACAAGATGTCTGTAAATGGCTGAAGAAACACTGTCCGCACAACTACCTGACCTACGTGGAGGCGTTCTCCCAGCACGCCATCACAG GCCGTGCGTTGTTGCGTCTGAACGGAGAGAAGCTGGAGAGGATGGGACTAGTGCAAGAAACTCTCCGGCAGGAGTTGCTGCAACAGGTGCTGCAGCTTCaggtgcaggaggagggacGCAACTTGCAGCTGCTCAGCAGAGGTGAGG GTTCCTATGGAAGAATATCGTAG